Proteins from one Salaquimonas pukyongi genomic window:
- a CDS encoding phosphomannomutase/phosphoglucomutase, whose protein sequence is MSFPKPAAQLSPNSQAFEITPLVKPTGFREYDARWWFGHPSTDREPELNLMGVQALGMGLGTLIRELGAGPRIVTGHDYRSYSLSIKQALVTGLMAAGAEVMDVGLALSPVAYFAQFDLDAPSVAMVTASHNDNGWTGVKMGAARPLTFGPDEMGRLKEIVLNGGWKLAGGGSYEFVEGFAERYISDLTNRKPFSRAIRAVAACGNGTAAAFAPEVLKRLGIDVVEMDCELDHSFPNYNPNPESMKMLHAMADRVRESGADLALGFDGDGDRCGVVDNEGEEIFADKIGVMLARDISAMHDNRQFVVDVKSTGLFLTDPVLKQQGAETDYFKTGHSYIKRRVNELGAIAGFEKSGHFFFNQPIGRGYDDGIVTALAICDMLDRNPDKSMADLRRTLPVTYDAPTYSPHCADETKYGVVDAIIAGFEAMRSDGKAFAGTPIRDLVTVNGVRVVADDGTWGLIRASSNEPKLVVVVESPVSAERRDAMLRALEGVLAQHEEVGPLK, encoded by the coding sequence ATGTCCTTTCCCAAGCCCGCCGCACAGCTGAGCCCCAACAGCCAGGCCTTTGAGATCACCCCGCTCGTGAAGCCGACGGGCTTCAGGGAATATGACGCACGCTGGTGGTTTGGTCATCCTTCGACCGATCGTGAACCCGAACTCAACCTGATGGGCGTCCAGGCGCTCGGCATGGGACTTGGAACGCTGATACGGGAACTGGGTGCCGGGCCGAGGATTGTCACCGGGCATGACTACCGGTCCTATTCGCTGTCGATCAAGCAGGCCCTTGTTACCGGCCTGATGGCCGCAGGGGCCGAGGTGATGGACGTCGGCCTGGCGCTTTCACCGGTGGCCTATTTTGCGCAGTTTGACCTTGATGCACCCTCGGTTGCCATGGTCACCGCTTCCCACAACGACAATGGCTGGACAGGGGTGAAGATGGGCGCGGCGCGGCCCCTGACCTTTGGCCCCGACGAAATGGGACGGCTGAAGGAGATCGTGCTCAATGGCGGGTGGAAGCTTGCCGGCGGAGGCAGCTACGAATTCGTTGAAGGGTTTGCCGAGCGCTACATCAGCGATCTGACGAACCGCAAACCTTTCAGCCGCGCCATTCGTGCGGTTGCCGCCTGCGGCAACGGAACGGCGGCCGCATTCGCCCCGGAAGTTCTCAAGCGCCTGGGCATCGATGTCGTCGAGATGGACTGCGAACTTGATCATTCCTTTCCCAATTACAATCCCAACCCCGAATCCATGAAAATGCTGCATGCCATGGCCGACCGGGTACGGGAAAGCGGTGCTGATCTGGCACTCGGTTTCGACGGCGACGGCGACCGCTGCGGCGTGGTGGACAATGAGGGGGAAGAGATATTTGCCGACAAGATCGGTGTCATGCTTGCCCGGGATATCTCTGCCATGCACGACAACCGGCAATTCGTGGTGGATGTAAAATCAACCGGGCTTTTCCTGACCGATCCGGTATTGAAGCAGCAGGGCGCTGAAACCGATTATTTCAAGACCGGCCACTCCTACATCAAGCGGCGGGTCAATGAGCTTGGTGCCATTGCCGGGTTTGAAAAATCCGGCCACTTCTTCTTCAACCAGCCGATTGGACGCGGCTATGACGACGGCATCGTGACGGCGCTTGCCATCTGCGACATGCTCGACCGCAACCCGGACAAGTCCATGGCCGATCTGCGCCGCACCCTGCCGGTTACCTACGATGCGCCGACCTATTCGCCCCACTGCGCTGATGAGACGAAATATGGCGTGGTTGATGCGATTATCGCTGGGTTTGAAGCCATGCGAAGCGATGGCAAGGCGTTCGCCGGAACACCGATCCGCGATCTTGTCACCGTCAACGGGGTGCGCGTGGTGGCCGACGATGGCACCTGGGGTCTGATCCGGGCCTCCTCCAACGAACCCAAACTGGTCGTGGTAGTGGAAAGCCCGGTCTCGGCAGAACGGCGCGATGCCATGCTGAGGGCCCTTGAGGGCGTACTCGCCCAACATGAGGAAGTCGGGCCGCTGAAATAG
- a CDS encoding retropepsin-like aspartic protease family protein, protein MEKYLALAGLMLASAIAVPKILDSRLEEDPQAQRPAVQQQQTARAETPKNKGSFNPLDGRKARIAMDSRGHFLTQAKMNGRSEEVLVDTGATYVAINQSLARRLGIRLKDSDFKYKVRTANGITYAAAAVIDEIRIGRVRVQNVQASVSRDESLNTVLLGMSFLKKLKKFEISGDELILIQ, encoded by the coding sequence ATGGAAAAATACCTCGCCCTAGCAGGTCTCATGCTGGCCAGCGCCATAGCGGTACCGAAAATCCTCGATTCGCGGCTGGAAGAGGACCCGCAGGCCCAACGCCCGGCCGTACAGCAGCAACAGACCGCTCGAGCCGAGACGCCGAAGAATAAAGGCAGCTTTAATCCGCTGGATGGCCGGAAGGCGCGGATTGCCATGGATTCACGGGGCCACTTTCTAACCCAGGCCAAGATGAACGGGCGCAGCGAAGAAGTGCTGGTCGATACCGGCGCAACCTATGTGGCGATCAACCAATCCCTGGCCCGCAGGCTTGGCATCCGGTTGAAGGACAGCGATTTCAAATACAAGGTTCGCACCGCAAACGGCATTACCTATGCAGCAGCAGCCGTGATCGACGAAATCCGGATCGGCCGGGTTCGCGTACAAAACGTTCAGGCTTCGGTCTCCCGCGATGAATCGCTGAACACCGTGCTTTTGGGCATGTCCTTCTTGAAAAAACTCAAGAAGTTTGAAATCAGCGGTGATGAACTGATACTCATCCAGTAA
- the upp gene encoding uracil phosphoribosyltransferase, whose product MKNLTVVDHPLVQHKLTLMRHKETSTGSFRRLLREISLLLCYEVTRDLKLTTKEIETPLCTMQAPVIAGKKLVFASILRAGNGLLEGMLDLVPSARVAHVGLYRDHETLEAIEYYFKAPDDLDDRLVIVVDPMLATANSATAAIEKLKERGATNIRFLCLLAAPEGIEAFQKAQPDVPIFTAALDSHLNEKGYIVPGLGDAGDRMYGTK is encoded by the coding sequence ATGAAAAACCTGACCGTCGTCGACCATCCGCTTGTCCAGCACAAGCTGACCCTCATGCGCCACAAGGAAACCTCCACCGGCAGTTTCCGGCGGCTGCTGCGGGAGATCTCCCTGCTGCTTTGCTATGAGGTGACCCGTGACCTGAAGCTGACGACGAAGGAAATCGAGACCCCGCTTTGCACCATGCAGGCCCCGGTCATTGCCGGCAAGAAACTGGTATTTGCCTCGATCCTGCGGGCCGGCAACGGTTTGCTGGAAGGCATGCTGGACCTGGTGCCATCTGCCCGGGTAGCCCATGTGGGCCTTTACCGTGACCATGAAACCCTTGAGGCAATCGAATACTATTTCAAGGCACCCGACGATCTGGACGACCGGCTTGTCATCGTGGTGGACCCGATGCTGGCGACTGCCAATTCCGCCACGGCAGCAATCGAAAAGCTGAAGGAACGCGGTGCGACAAATATCCGGTTTCTGTGTCTGCTGGCGGCCCCTGAAGGCATTGAGGCGTTTCAGAAAGCTCAGCCGGATGTGCCGATTTTTACCGCCGCGCTTGATAGCCATCTGAACGAAAAGGGCTACATCGTGCCCGGTCTGGGCGATGCCGGTGACCGCATGTACGGCACCAAATAG
- a CDS encoding adenosine deaminase, protein MPKAELHCHIEGAAAPDLALSQAAAYKVDVSAHIDREKGYLWKDFSSFLETYDLVASLFRTPEDYALLAETHYLGLARQNCLYAEIFVSPGHAGRIGCSYRTLIAAIAEGMDNALAKTGIEGRMIVTGIRHEGAEAVEDAARLAAKHPHRLVTGFGMAGDERVGHVSQFARAFDIAREGGLQTTCHAGEFGGAGSVEATLEHIGPSRIGHGVRAIENPAAVERLAETGTVLEVCPVSNLVLGVFPSARAHPLRQLQEAGCQVTLNSDDPPHFHTTLENEYRVAAESFGYDEDALLDLTCTAINAAFVDGDTRKRLLEKCVPGAIE, encoded by the coding sequence ATTCCCAAGGCTGAACTGCATTGCCATATCGAGGGGGCAGCGGCGCCCGATCTGGCATTGTCTCAGGCTGCTGCCTACAAGGTGGACGTTTCTGCCCATATCGACCGGGAAAAGGGCTATCTGTGGAAGGATTTTTCCTCCTTTCTGGAAACCTACGATCTTGTGGCAAGTCTTTTCAGAACGCCGGAAGACTATGCGTTGCTGGCTGAGACCCATTATCTCGGCCTTGCCCGACAGAACTGCCTTTATGCCGAGATTTTCGTTTCTCCCGGCCATGCGGGGCGCATAGGCTGTTCCTACCGGACGCTTATTGCCGCCATTGCCGAGGGCATGGACAATGCCCTCGCAAAGACAGGAATCGAAGGGCGCATGATCGTAACCGGCATCCGTCATGAAGGCGCCGAAGCGGTTGAAGACGCTGCAAGGCTGGCGGCAAAGCATCCGCACCGGCTGGTCACCGGCTTCGGAATGGCGGGTGACGAACGGGTGGGCCATGTATCCCAGTTCGCACGGGCTTTCGACATTGCGCGTGAAGGCGGGCTCCAAACCACCTGTCATGCCGGAGAGTTCGGTGGAGCCGGCAGCGTTGAAGCCACCCTTGAGCACATCGGGCCAAGCCGCATCGGCCACGGGGTGCGGGCCATCGAAAACCCGGCTGCGGTCGAGCGGCTGGCCGAAACCGGCACCGTTCTGGAAGTTTGTCCCGTTTCCAATCTTGTGCTCGGGGTCTTTCCATCAGCCAGGGCCCATCCGCTGCGCCAGCTTCAGGAGGCTGGCTGTCAGGTGACGCTCAATTCCGATGATCCGCCGCACTTCCACACCACACTGGAAAACGAATATCGGGTCGCTGCCGAAAGCTTCGGTTATGACGAAGATGCCCTCTTGGATTTGACCTGCACGGCCATTAATGCGGCATTTGTAGATGGGGATACACGAAAGCGGCTGCTTGAGAAGTGCGTGCCCGGCGCGATAGAGTAG
- a CDS encoding phosphopentomutase: MSRAFLLVLDSVGIGGAPDAAQFGDEGANTLGHIAEACFSGRGDREGLRSGPLKLPVMETLGLGLAARNACGKLPAGMDANPGLKGCWASAIEVSKGKDTPSGHWEIAGVPVMAEWGYFPKTVPAFPPELTEQIILENDLPGILGNRHASGTQIIAELGEEHLRTGKPICYTSSDSVFQIAAHETRFGLEKLYALCESVFGLTAPMNIGRVIARPFTGEDAASFVRTGNRRDFSIRPPKPTLLERAEAAGRDVFAIGKIADIYAHQGPTRVFKATGNEALGEATLTAMDNLPDGGMVMTNFVDFDMLFGHRRDVAGYADALERFDRWLPSCLGKLKQDDLLVITADHGCDPTWQGTDHTREQVPVLLFGKGYEAASAGTRKTFADIGETVARHLGLDPGDAGEPVLPGESADSGAPRAAGG, encoded by the coding sequence ATGAGCCGCGCCTTTTTGCTTGTATTGGATTCGGTCGGCATTGGTGGCGCACCGGATGCCGCGCAATTCGGGGATGAAGGCGCCAATACACTCGGGCACATCGCCGAGGCCTGTTTTTCCGGCAGAGGGGACCGGGAAGGATTGCGCTCCGGCCCCCTGAAGCTGCCGGTGATGGAGACCCTCGGCCTGGGACTTGCCGCCCGCAATGCCTGCGGAAAACTGCCTGCAGGCATGGACGCCAACCCCGGTTTGAAAGGTTGCTGGGCCAGCGCCATCGAGGTTTCAAAGGGCAAGGATACGCCCTCTGGCCATTGGGAGATTGCCGGTGTGCCGGTGATGGCCGAATGGGGTTATTTCCCAAAGACGGTTCCGGCCTTTCCCCCAGAGCTCACAGAACAGATCATCCTGGAAAATGACCTGCCGGGCATTCTCGGTAACCGGCATGCCTCCGGCACACAAATCATTGCGGAGCTTGGTGAAGAGCATCTGAGGACCGGCAAGCCGATTTGCTACACATCCTCGGACTCGGTTTTCCAGATTGCAGCCCATGAAACCCGTTTCGGGCTGGAAAAGCTCTATGCGCTTTGCGAATCGGTCTTTGGCCTGACAGCACCGATGAACATCGGCCGTGTCATTGCTCGTCCCTTTACCGGAGAGGATGCCGCTTCGTTTGTTCGCACCGGTAATCGGCGCGACTTTTCCATCAGGCCGCCAAAACCAACCTTGCTGGAGCGGGCAGAGGCCGCCGGGCGTGACGTCTTTGCGATTGGCAAGATTGCCGATATCTATGCCCATCAGGGGCCAACCCGCGTCTTCAAGGCAACCGGCAATGAAGCGCTTGGCGAGGCGACACTCACCGCCATGGACAACCTGCCCGATGGCGGAATGGTGATGACCAATTTTGTTGATTTCGACATGCTGTTCGGCCATCGGCGCGACGTTGCAGGCTATGCCGACGCTCTGGAACGTTTCGACCGCTGGCTTCCCTCCTGCCTGGGGAAACTGAAGCAGGACGATCTTCTGGTGATTACCGCCGACCACGGCTGTGACCCGACCTGGCAGGGCACCGACCATACCCGCGAACAGGTTCCGGTGCTGTTGTTCGGCAAGGGCTATGAGGCTGCAAGCGCTGGCACCCGCAAAACCTTCGCCGATATCGGCGAAACCGTCGCCCGTCATCTTGGTCTTGATCCAGGTGATGCAGGCGAACCGGTCCTGCCGGGGGAGTCAGCGGACTCTGGAGCACCAAGGGCGGCCGGGGGATAA
- a CDS encoding PhnD/SsuA/transferrin family substrate-binding protein, translating into MVISLAFRRFSSRAVWLSASVLAILLFYAATAASADWREELGVFRIALISGEDEAGSRAALEPFRLAVQEKLGLPAELRTDRQLGRLIINQSDRPAEYVVLPASAYAAIWLRCECIEPLVIARTADGEEAVRSVLIVRRGSAIKTLAQLGGKTAFGLSEHSLVGFEIPRRRAARAAAGINWQFSATAEETLHRFAAGEGDVLAGWAPAGQDADVATRGTLARLKKLASDGQPYLILWQSDPIPNRVHAVRKNLDGEAKRLLRELLTGLNENDPITYDQLEPDYSGGFFPARQGQFSYLIEFLDEQEKNSVPREPDAEDDGLAGENRTGRQNSATVTEDANES; encoded by the coding sequence ATGGTCATTTCCCTTGCGTTCCGACGGTTCTCTTCCAGGGCAGTCTGGCTGTCAGCATCTGTGCTTGCCATCCTTCTTTTTTATGCTGCAACAGCAGCTTCTGCCGATTGGCGTGAAGAGCTTGGCGTCTTCCGCATTGCACTGATTTCCGGTGAGGATGAAGCCGGCAGCCGCGCGGCCCTGGAACCCTTCCGGCTGGCGGTACAGGAAAAGCTTGGCCTTCCGGCCGAATTGCGCACGGATCGTCAGCTCGGCCGGTTGATCATCAACCAGTCGGACAGGCCGGCTGAGTATGTCGTTCTGCCGGCGTCTGCCTATGCTGCCATCTGGCTGCGTTGTGAATGTATCGAGCCACTGGTAATCGCAAGAACGGCTGACGGCGAGGAAGCGGTGCGGTCGGTTCTGATCGTTCGGCGGGGAAGCGCCATCAAAACGCTCGCCCAACTTGGCGGAAAGACGGCATTTGGACTGTCGGAACATTCATTGGTGGGGTTTGAGATCCCGCGCAGGAGGGCAGCCAGGGCGGCAGCGGGCATCAACTGGCAGTTCTCCGCCACTGCAGAAGAAACATTGCACCGGTTTGCTGCCGGTGAGGGCGATGTTCTGGCCGGTTGGGCGCCAGCCGGTCAGGATGCGGATGTCGCAACCCGCGGCACACTCGCCCGTCTGAAGAAGCTGGCCTCCGACGGTCAGCCGTATTTAATCCTGTGGCAGTCTGATCCAATTCCCAACCGGGTTCACGCTGTGCGAAAAAACCTGGATGGTGAGGCAAAACGTCTCCTGCGCGAATTGCTTACCGGCCTCAATGAGAATGATCCGATTACCTATGACCAGTTGGAGCCGGATTATTCGGGCGGGTTTTTTCCTGCCCGGCAGGGGCAGTTTTCCTATCTGATCGAGTTCCTCGATGAGCAGGAAAAAAACTCCGTGCCAAGGGAACCGGACGCAGAAGATGACGGCCTTGCCGGTGAAAACAGGACCGGACGGCAAAATTCGGCAACGGTAACCGAAGACGCCAACGAATCGTAA
- a CDS encoding TadE/TadG family type IV pilus assembly protein — translation MKTATVKDKMHARLEGFRLAAAAFRDDIKGVAAIEFAFIAPLMLLLYVGTIEISGALSANRKLSRVSSTLGDLLTQAECFTDPVLNDIIKIADDIMYPYSNSLKIRLTGILIDNGTRRYNGGAATACRLLQRDRSTTYPTRSRSMATF, via the coding sequence ATGAAAACTGCGACCGTGAAAGACAAAATGCATGCCAGACTTGAAGGCTTTCGCCTGGCAGCAGCGGCATTTCGCGACGACATCAAGGGCGTTGCCGCGATTGAGTTCGCTTTCATCGCACCGCTGATGCTGTTGCTTTATGTGGGCACAATCGAGATTTCCGGCGCGCTTTCGGCCAACCGGAAACTGTCCCGTGTCTCCAGCACGCTGGGCGATCTTCTTACCCAGGCGGAATGCTTCACCGATCCGGTGCTCAACGACATCATCAAGATCGCCGACGACATCATGTATCCCTACTCGAATTCTTTGAAAATTCGGCTGACGGGCATACTGATCGACAATGGAACCCGAAGGTACAATGGGGGCGCGGCTACGGCATGTCGCCTGCTGCAAAGGGATCGGTCTACAACGTACCCAACAAGATCAAGATCGATGGCAACTTTCTGA
- a CDS encoding TadE/TadG family type IV pilus assembly protein, with the protein MPKTVTTDHTENRPKSCGFFSAPKIVRRFSKDQDGVTAIEFAMLAMPFFALLMAIVETSLLFFAGQVLESSVDDVGRKIRTGQLDQTMTEDQLRNEICDSAAVLFDCDGLLIDMQVVATYDELGDSPKPEDGELDSSDFKFEAAGPKQIVMLTVVAEWPVFTNYLQQYLSDLTNGNAVLTGIAAFKTEPYSS; encoded by the coding sequence ATGCCAAAAACTGTAACAACCGATCACACTGAAAACAGGCCCAAGAGCTGCGGGTTTTTCAGTGCGCCCAAAATCGTTCGCCGGTTCTCGAAAGACCAGGATGGCGTTACGGCGATTGAATTCGCCATGCTTGCGATGCCGTTCTTTGCGCTCTTGATGGCTATTGTCGAAACTTCGCTGCTGTTCTTTGCCGGCCAGGTGCTGGAAAGCTCGGTCGACGATGTCGGCAGGAAGATCAGAACCGGCCAGCTCGATCAGACAATGACGGAAGATCAGCTTCGCAACGAAATCTGCGACAGTGCTGCTGTGCTGTTCGACTGCGACGGGCTTCTCATCGACATGCAGGTCGTGGCTACCTATGACGAATTGGGCGATTCACCCAAGCCGGAAGACGGTGAGCTTGATTCTTCCGATTTCAAGTTCGAGGCGGCCGGTCCCAAGCAGATCGTCATGCTGACCGTAGTGGCCGAATGGCCGGTCTTTACCAACTATCTGCAGCAATATCTGTCCGATCTGACCAATGGCAATGCGGTGCTGACCGGAATCGCTGCATTCAAAACCGAACCTTATTCCTCCTGA
- a CDS encoding pilus assembly protein N-terminal domain-containing protein yields MFKPSKSCLTAAIAGCLFAFAALPGQAEPAVAEPVVVTVDRAKVFRISRPAATVIIGNPAIADATVEDDVTLVLTGRSFGVTNLIVLDHDGEPVVDETVVVRGHEANTVRIYRREERVTLACAPVCEPTLTIGDSADRFEFAQQQITARNSLSEGAK; encoded by the coding sequence ATGTTCAAGCCTTCAAAGTCATGCCTGACTGCCGCTATCGCCGGTTGCCTGTTTGCGTTCGCCGCATTGCCCGGCCAGGCCGAGCCTGCTGTCGCAGAACCGGTGGTCGTAACCGTGGACCGGGCCAAGGTGTTCAGGATTTCCCGTCCCGCTGCCACGGTTATCATCGGCAATCCTGCGATTGCAGATGCAACGGTTGAGGATGACGTCACCCTTGTGCTGACCGGACGCTCTTTCGGCGTAACCAACCTGATTGTGCTCGACCATGATGGCGAGCCAGTTGTTGATGAAACGGTCGTGGTGCGCGGTCATGAAGCCAACACCGTGCGCATCTATCGGCGGGAAGAACGCGTGACGCTTGCCTGTGCACCGGTCTGCGAACCGACGCTTACCATTGGCGATTCTGCAGACCGTTTCGAATTTGCACAACAGCAGATAACGGCGCGCAACAGCCTGTCTGAAGGGGCGAAGTAA
- a CDS encoding Flp family type IVb pilin, protein MKFVSRFLKDESGATAIEYGLIAALISVAIIGGVSATGGGVSTTFNTIAGNL, encoded by the coding sequence ATGAAATTCGTATCTCGTTTTCTGAAAGATGAGTCCGGTGCAACTGCAATTGAGTACGGCCTGATCGCCGCTCTTATCTCTGTTGCTATCATCGGCGGCGTAAGCGCCACTGGTGGCGGTGTTTCCACTACCTTCAACACGATCGCTGGCAACCTGTAA
- a CDS encoding A24 family peptidase → MLQAALVSFFPFLMIYSAFSDLVSMTIPNKVSLALIAGFVLFAWWTGMDLETFVWHWALFAAVLVASIALFAFGHIGGGDAKLAAATVLWLGWDHALSYLFIASLIGAALTLVMMRLRGNIIPGSVEKVEWIARLYRADSGIPYGIALGAAAIVIYPQTRWMEPVFNLALPGM, encoded by the coding sequence ATGCTTCAGGCAGCACTTGTTTCCTTCTTCCCGTTCTTGATGATCTATTCGGCGTTTTCCGATCTTGTATCGATGACGATCCCGAACAAGGTGTCTCTTGCCCTGATCGCAGGATTTGTTCTGTTTGCCTGGTGGACAGGCATGGATCTGGAAACCTTCGTCTGGCATTGGGCTCTGTTTGCCGCTGTGCTGGTTGCCTCCATTGCCCTGTTTGCGTTCGGCCATATCGGCGGCGGCGACGCCAAGCTGGCCGCTGCCACCGTCCTCTGGCTCGGCTGGGACCATGCGCTGTCCTACCTGTTCATCGCGTCACTGATTGGTGCGGCACTCACGCTTGTCATGATGCGGCTGCGGGGAAACATCATCCCCGGTAGCGTCGAGAAGGTTGAATGGATTGCCAGGCTCTACAGGGCAGATTCCGGAATCCCCTATGGCATCGCCCTTGGCGCGGCGGCCATTGTAATCTATCCGCAAACGCGCTGGATGGAACCTGTCTTCAATCTGGCTTTGCCCGGCATGTAG
- the cpaB gene encoding Flp pilus assembly protein CpaB, whose protein sequence is MRKAQLVVLAGAVLAAGGAGYLAMNLMQREPEPQQVQQQAPSIQMEEVLIAASDIPMGTKVSADMLEWREWPQNGVADGFITMSGRPDAASEMTGSIARATIYAGEPLRDSKLVQSDQGFMSAILPKGQRAVATSISTATSAGGFILPNDRVDVLMTRRRTGEGEEGFATEVILENIRVLAIDQSIREQDGEQVVVGETATLQLSPKEVEILTVAQQTADRLSLALRSIADANEEVKKTGDHLLSGGSGTVRIIRYGSIKEANAPPRKSRED, encoded by the coding sequence ATGAGAAAAGCACAATTGGTGGTCTTGGCAGGAGCAGTGCTGGCTGCAGGAGGCGCAGGGTACCTTGCGATGAACCTCATGCAGCGCGAGCCCGAGCCGCAGCAGGTTCAGCAGCAGGCACCATCCATCCAGATGGAAGAGGTGCTGATCGCAGCATCCGACATTCCCATGGGAACGAAGGTATCGGCCGACATGCTGGAGTGGCGTGAATGGCCGCAGAACGGCGTCGCCGATGGCTTCATTACGATGAGCGGGCGTCCGGACGCTGCAAGCGAAATGACCGGCTCGATTGCCCGTGCAACAATCTATGCCGGTGAGCCGCTTCGCGACTCCAAGCTGGTCCAGTCCGACCAGGGCTTCATGTCAGCCATTTTGCCGAAGGGCCAGCGGGCAGTTGCGACCAGTATTTCAACCGCGACCTCGGCCGGCGGGTTCATTCTTCCCAACGACCGTGTCGATGTACTGATGACGCGCCGCCGCACCGGTGAGGGCGAAGAGGGATTTGCAACCGAGGTTATCCTTGAAAACATACGCGTACTGGCAATCGATCAGTCCATCCGCGAACAGGACGGCGAGCAGGTGGTGGTTGGTGAAACTGCGACACTTCAGTTGAGTCCGAAGGAAGTGGAAATTCTTACCGTTGCCCAGCAGACGGCTGATCGCCTTTCCCTGGCACTGCGCTCGATTGCCGACGCCAATGAAGAGGTCAAAAAGACCGGCGATCACCTGCTCAGCGGTGGATCGGGAACCGTGCGGATCATCCGCTACGGCTCCATCAAGGAAGCAAACGCACCGCCGAGAAAATCCCGTGAGGATTAA
- a CDS encoding type II and III secretion system protein family protein: protein MRNTRGKIFRTMMLSAALCAPFFITGGLPAPAEAATKNYIKISRNAIGQTRTVKVGLNKSMVIDLPDDAHDILVANPEVADAVTRTSRRIYIFAKQVGETNIFIFDHAGNQLLSLDLAIERDVAGLEEYIEKYVRGADVKVEIINDNIVLTGTVPTPQASVKAVQLAQIFVKGGEATTPSAGGSTGAAGGGTVVSFGEEETRESAIVNLMTIDGEDQVALKVTVAEIQRNIVKQLGIDLLSSLSVGGLATRIIGDNPLGLGKVKSTSRLISSYSHDDGSFEATLRALDQAGVMRTLAEPTLTAISGEAATFNVGGEYRIPTGKDDTDDGVVYNSETVEYGISLGFRPVVLSPGRISLHIQTQVSEPTSEGSFVTPRGSVESVTYPGIRRREAETTVELPSGGSMVIAGLIKDDVRQVISGFPGLSRIPILGTLFRSRDYQRYETELVIIVTPYLVRPVARQNLARPDDNFQAAVDTHGLFLGRVNRIYGTTDGQMPAGRYRGNPGFIFK from the coding sequence ATGCGTAACACCAGGGGAAAAATTTTCCGCACCATGATGTTGTCGGCGGCGTTGTGTGCGCCCTTCTTCATCACAGGCGGATTGCCGGCTCCTGCGGAGGCGGCAACCAAGAACTACATCAAAATTTCCCGGAACGCGATCGGACAAACGCGCACGGTAAAGGTCGGCCTCAACAAGTCGATGGTTATCGACCTGCCGGACGATGCGCATGATATTCTGGTCGCCAATCCCGAGGTTGCCGATGCCGTGACCCGCACATCACGGCGCATCTATATTTTTGCCAAGCAGGTCGGCGAGACCAATATCTTTATCTTCGACCATGCCGGCAACCAGCTGCTTTCGCTTGATCTGGCCATCGAGCGCGACGTTGCCGGTCTGGAAGAATACATCGAAAAATACGTTCGCGGCGCTGATGTGAAAGTCGAGATCATCAACGACAACATCGTGCTGACCGGAACGGTTCCAACACCCCAGGCATCGGTGAAGGCTGTCCAACTCGCCCAGATATTCGTCAAGGGCGGTGAAGCGACCACGCCATCAGCGGGCGGTTCCACCGGCGCGGCAGGCGGCGGCACGGTCGTCAGCTTCGGTGAAGAGGAAACCCGCGAATCGGCGATCGTCAACCTTATGACGATCGATGGTGAAGATCAGGTCGCGCTGAAGGTTACCGTTGCCGAAATCCAGCGCAACATCGTCAAGCAGTTGGGCATCGACTTGTTGTCGAGCCTTTCGGTTGGCGGGCTGGCGACGCGGATCATCGGCGACAATCCGCTTGGCCTTGGAAAGGTGAAATCCACCAGCAGGCTGATTTCATCCTATTCCCATGACGACGGCTCCTTTGAAGCCACGCTTCGTGCGCTCGATCAGGCCGGGGTCATGCGTACCCTGGCAGAGCCCACGCTGACGGCGATCTCCGGCGAGGCGGCCACCTTCAATGTCGGCGGGGAATATCGCATTCCTACCGGCAAGGACGACACTGATGACGGAGTTGTCTACAATTCCGAGACCGTGGAATACGGCATCTCGCTCGGCTTCAGGCCGGTTGTACTGTCACCAGGACGGATCAGCCTGCATATCCAGACCCAGGTCTCGGAGCCGACCAGCGAGGGCAGCTTTGTAACACCGCGCGGAAGCGTCGAATCGGTGACCTATCCCGGTATCCGGCGGCGCGAAGCGGAAACCACGGTCGAACTCCCCTCCGGTGGCTCAATGGTGATTGCCGGCCTTATCAAGGACGACGTGCGTCAGGTTATTTCCGGTTTCCCCGGATTGAGCCGAATTCCAATCCTGGGAACCTTGTTCAGAAGCCGCGATTACCAGCGCTACGAAACCGAACTCGTCATTATTGTCACGCCTTATCTGGTGCGGCCGGTTGCCCGCCAGAACCTGGCCCGCCCGGACGACAATTTTCAGGCCGCGGTGGACACCCACGGATTGTTCCTTGGCCGCGTAAATCGCATCTACGGAACCACTGACGGCCAGATGCCGGCAGGGCGCTATCGCGGCAATCCGGGATTTATTTTCAAGTGA